Proteins from one Impatiens glandulifera chromosome 2, dImpGla2.1, whole genome shotgun sequence genomic window:
- the LOC124927578 gene encoding deSI-like protein At4g17486 isoform X2 produces the protein MRLFPSTSRTGSSKERGNGGSNHALLYLNVYDLTPINNYLYWFGLGIFHSGIEAHGCEYGFGAHEYSSSGVFEVEPKSCPGFVFRKSILIGTTDMSRSEFRSLMEHISGKYHGDSYHLIAKNCNHFTDEVCTRLTGKPIPAWVNRLARVGSFCNCLLPQSIQITAVRHLPDHPLYSEDGTDSMVSSMTGESDEEELDHQLLNMPPPNEDVAFLKEKPVRMTTTQDSSL, from the exons ATGCGGTTGTTTCCTTCGACTTCGAGAACTGGTTCTTCCAAGGAGCGTGGAAATGGAGGAAGTAATCATGCTTTATTATATCTTAATGTGTATGATCTCACCCCAATTAACAATTATCTCTACTGGTTCGGACTTGGCATTTTCCACTCAGGCATAGAAG CGCATGGTTGTGAGTATGGATTTGGAGCACATGAATATTCTAGTAGTGGAGTATTTGAGGTAGAACCAAAAAGTTGTCCTGGTTTTGTCTTCAGGAAGTCTATACTTATAGGCACTACTGATATGTCACGTTCCGAATTTCGATCATTAATGGAGCATATATCTGGAAAATATCATGGGGATTCTTACCATTTGATTGCTAAGAATTGCAATCACTTTACTGATGAAGTTTGCACGCGCCTCACTGGGAAGCCTATCCCTGCATGGGTGAATCGATTAGCCCGAGTAG GTTCTTTCTGCAACTGTTTATTGCCACAGAGTATTCAGATAACAGCAGTCAGACATTTGCCTGATCATCCACTGTATTCTG AAGATGGTACGGATTCTATGGTATCATCTATGACAGGCGAGAGCGATGAGGAGGAATTGGATCATCAATTGCTGAATATGCCGCCACCAAACGAAGATGTAGCATTTCTCAAGGAAAAACCTGTGAGGATGACAACTACTCAAGATTCTTCTCTTTAA
- the LOC124927578 gene encoding deSI-like protein At4g17486 isoform X1 — protein MRLFPSTSRTGSSKERGNGGSNHALLYLNVYDLTPINNYLYWFGLGIFHSGIEAHGCEYGFGAHEYSSSGVFEVEPKSCPGFVFRKSILIGTTDMSRSEFRSLMEHISGKYHGDSYHLIAKNCNHFTDEVCTRLTGKPIPAWVNRLARVGSFCNCLLPQSIQITAVRHLPDHPLYSEEDGTDSMVSSMTGESDEEELDHQLLNMPPPNEDVAFLKEKPVRMTTTQDSSL, from the exons ATGCGGTTGTTTCCTTCGACTTCGAGAACTGGTTCTTCCAAGGAGCGTGGAAATGGAGGAAGTAATCATGCTTTATTATATCTTAATGTGTATGATCTCACCCCAATTAACAATTATCTCTACTGGTTCGGACTTGGCATTTTCCACTCAGGCATAGAAG CGCATGGTTGTGAGTATGGATTTGGAGCACATGAATATTCTAGTAGTGGAGTATTTGAGGTAGAACCAAAAAGTTGTCCTGGTTTTGTCTTCAGGAAGTCTATACTTATAGGCACTACTGATATGTCACGTTCCGAATTTCGATCATTAATGGAGCATATATCTGGAAAATATCATGGGGATTCTTACCATTTGATTGCTAAGAATTGCAATCACTTTACTGATGAAGTTTGCACGCGCCTCACTGGGAAGCCTATCCCTGCATGGGTGAATCGATTAGCCCGAGTAG GTTCTTTCTGCAACTGTTTATTGCCACAGAGTATTCAGATAACAGCAGTCAGACATTTGCCTGATCATCCACTGTATTCTG AAGAAGATGGTACGGATTCTATGGTATCATCTATGACAGGCGAGAGCGATGAGGAGGAATTGGATCATCAATTGCTGAATATGCCGCCACCAAACGAAGATGTAGCATTTCTCAAGGAAAAACCTGTGAGGATGACAACTACTCAAGATTCTTCTCTTTAA